A portion of the Gossypium arboreum isolate Shixiya-1 chromosome 8, ASM2569848v2, whole genome shotgun sequence genome contains these proteins:
- the LOC108469164 gene encoding probable protein S-acyltransferase 14 isoform X3: MAWNVFKFCTALRAFGSIMIVFFLGLVGVTYYAAVVAYYGPHLFRGGFDTLIAVAFLFLFHLLLVMVLWTYATVVLTDPGGVPLNWRPLREEEKGDADPLVGLGYGIAKIGTNQSAVPGDFKNLDIGFCLKCNRLKPPRAHHCSICNRCILKMDHHCGWVANCVGALNYKSFLLFLFYTSLAAILVCLALLRVFMEIFNDDEVDLTPGKLAATFIAFVLNLAFAVSVLGFLIMHITLVGANRTTIEFQAKDKKTGLTWRYDLGWKKNYEQRRSCG; the protein is encoded by the exons ATGGCATGGAACGTGTTCAAATTCTGTACCGCGTTACGTGCCTTTGGTTCGATTATGATTGTTTTCTTTCTTGGGCTTGTTGGGGTCACTTATTACGCTGCGGTCGTTGCTTATTATGGTCCACATCTCTTTCGTGGAGGCTTTGATACGCTTATTGCTGTTGCATTTCTCTTCTTGTTTCATCTTCTG CTTGTAATGGTACTATGGACTTACGCTACTGTTGTTCTAACGGATCCTGGGGGTGTTCCACTAAATTGGAGGCCTCTTAGGGAGGAAGAGAAAGGTGATGCTGATCCTTTGGTAGGTTTAGGTTATGGAATTGCAAAAATTGGCACAAATCAGTCAGCTGTGCCTGGTGATTTCAAAAACCTAGACATAGGTTTCTGCTTGAAGTGCAACCGATTGAAACCACCTCGCGCCCATCATTGCTCTATTT GTAATAGATGTATATTAAAAATGGATCATCACTGTGGTTGGGTCGCTAACTGTGTCGGGGCGTTGAACTACAAGTCTTTCCTTCTTTTCTTG TTTTACACATCTCTTGCGGCAATACTCGTCTGTTTAGCCTTATTGCGGGTGTTTATGGAAATTTTTAATGATGATGAGGTAGATTTAACACCAGGAAAACTTGCAGCTACTTTCATCGCATTTG TCTTAAATTTGGCATTTGCAGTAAGTGTGCTGGGCTTTCTGATTATGCACATAACATTGGTCGGAGCTAACCGGACCACTATTGAG tttcAAGCAAAAGATAAGAAAACCGGTCTTACATGGCGCTATGACCttggttggaagaaaaattatGAACAG AGAAGAAGCTGTGGTTAA
- the LOC108469164 gene encoding probable protein S-acyltransferase 14 isoform X1, with the protein MAWNVFKFCTALRAFGSIMIVFFLGLVGVTYYAAVVAYYGPHLFRGGFDTLIAVAFLFLFHLLLVMVLWTYATVVLTDPGGVPLNWRPLREEEKGDADPLVGLGYGIAKIGTNQSAVPGDFKNLDIGFCLKCNRLKPPRAHHCSICNRCILKMDHHCGWVANCVGALNYKSFLLFLFYTSLAAILVCLALLRVFMEIFNDDEVDLTPGKLAATFIAFVLNLAFAVSVLGFLIMHITLVGANRTTIEFQAKDKKTGLTWRYDLGWKKNYEQVFGTEKKLWLIPVYSKDDIRRMPALQGFEYPTRPNWDPQH; encoded by the exons ATGGCATGGAACGTGTTCAAATTCTGTACCGCGTTACGTGCCTTTGGTTCGATTATGATTGTTTTCTTTCTTGGGCTTGTTGGGGTCACTTATTACGCTGCGGTCGTTGCTTATTATGGTCCACATCTCTTTCGTGGAGGCTTTGATACGCTTATTGCTGTTGCATTTCTCTTCTTGTTTCATCTTCTG CTTGTAATGGTACTATGGACTTACGCTACTGTTGTTCTAACGGATCCTGGGGGTGTTCCACTAAATTGGAGGCCTCTTAGGGAGGAAGAGAAAGGTGATGCTGATCCTTTGGTAGGTTTAGGTTATGGAATTGCAAAAATTGGCACAAATCAGTCAGCTGTGCCTGGTGATTTCAAAAACCTAGACATAGGTTTCTGCTTGAAGTGCAACCGATTGAAACCACCTCGCGCCCATCATTGCTCTATTT GTAATAGATGTATATTAAAAATGGATCATCACTGTGGTTGGGTCGCTAACTGTGTCGGGGCGTTGAACTACAAGTCTTTCCTTCTTTTCTTG TTTTACACATCTCTTGCGGCAATACTCGTCTGTTTAGCCTTATTGCGGGTGTTTATGGAAATTTTTAATGATGATGAGGTAGATTTAACACCAGGAAAACTTGCAGCTACTTTCATCGCATTTG TCTTAAATTTGGCATTTGCAGTAAGTGTGCTGGGCTTTCTGATTATGCACATAACATTGGTCGGAGCTAACCGGACCACTATTGAG tttcAAGCAAAAGATAAGAAAACCGGTCTTACATGGCGCTATGACCttggttggaagaaaaattatGAACAG GTGTTTGGTACAGAGAAGAAGCTGTGGTTAATTCCAGTGTATTCAAAGGACGATATAAGGAGGATGCCAGCCCTACAGGGTTTCGAATATCCAACAAGACCCAACTGGGATCCTCAGCATTAA
- the LOC108469164 gene encoding probable protein S-acyltransferase 14 isoform X2 produces the protein MAWNVFKFCTALRAFGSIMIVFFLGLVGVTYYAAVVAYYGPHLFRGGFDTLIAVAFLFLFHLLLVMVLWTYATVVLTDPGGVPLNWRPLREEEKGDADPLVGLGYGIAKIGTNQSAVPGDFKNLDIGFCLKCNRLKPPRAHHCSICNRCILKMDHHCGWVANCVGALNYKSFLLFLFYTSLAAILVCLALLRVFMEIFNDDEVDLTPGKLAATFIAFVSVLGFLIMHITLVGANRTTIEFQAKDKKTGLTWRYDLGWKKNYEQVFGTEKKLWLIPVYSKDDIRRMPALQGFEYPTRPNWDPQH, from the exons ATGGCATGGAACGTGTTCAAATTCTGTACCGCGTTACGTGCCTTTGGTTCGATTATGATTGTTTTCTTTCTTGGGCTTGTTGGGGTCACTTATTACGCTGCGGTCGTTGCTTATTATGGTCCACATCTCTTTCGTGGAGGCTTTGATACGCTTATTGCTGTTGCATTTCTCTTCTTGTTTCATCTTCTG CTTGTAATGGTACTATGGACTTACGCTACTGTTGTTCTAACGGATCCTGGGGGTGTTCCACTAAATTGGAGGCCTCTTAGGGAGGAAGAGAAAGGTGATGCTGATCCTTTGGTAGGTTTAGGTTATGGAATTGCAAAAATTGGCACAAATCAGTCAGCTGTGCCTGGTGATTTCAAAAACCTAGACATAGGTTTCTGCTTGAAGTGCAACCGATTGAAACCACCTCGCGCCCATCATTGCTCTATTT GTAATAGATGTATATTAAAAATGGATCATCACTGTGGTTGGGTCGCTAACTGTGTCGGGGCGTTGAACTACAAGTCTTTCCTTCTTTTCTTG TTTTACACATCTCTTGCGGCAATACTCGTCTGTTTAGCCTTATTGCGGGTGTTTATGGAAATTTTTAATGATGATGAGGTAGATTTAACACCAGGAAAACTTGCAGCTACTTTCATCGCATTTG TAAGTGTGCTGGGCTTTCTGATTATGCACATAACATTGGTCGGAGCTAACCGGACCACTATTGAG tttcAAGCAAAAGATAAGAAAACCGGTCTTACATGGCGCTATGACCttggttggaagaaaaattatGAACAG GTGTTTGGTACAGAGAAGAAGCTGTGGTTAATTCCAGTGTATTCAAAGGACGATATAAGGAGGATGCCAGCCCTACAGGGTTTCGAATATCCAACAAGACCCAACTGGGATCCTCAGCATTAA
- the LOC108469476 gene encoding uncharacterized protein LOC108469476, which yields MKQVWSPGTASKAYIDTVKFCELYNESGVAELVSAMAAGWNARFIVETWSKGEAMATSIGLAVASSHTNGRHICIVPDERSRLEYAEALEEVGMSAEAIVGEPEEVMKGLNGIDFMVVDSQRNDFSKILKLAKLSDRGAVLACKNAHPKTASTFRWKSVVDERSYRVVRCVFLPVGKGLDIAHVASSGGNSGEAERRWIKHVDPQSGEEHVIRR from the exons ATGAAGCAGGTTTGGTCTCCGGGGACAGCCTCCAAGGCTTATATTGATACCGTTAAATTC TGTGAACTTTATAATGAATCTGGTGTAGCAGAGCTTGTTTCAGCTATGGCTGCCGGTTGGAACGCCAGATTCATTGTGGAAACATGGTCAAAAGGCGAAGCTATGGCAACAAGCATCGGGTTGGCAGTTGCTAGCAGTCATACAAATGGAAGACATATATGTATAGTCCCTGATGAAAGATCGAGATTAGAATACGCTGAGGCCCTGGAAGAGGTTGGTATGTCTGCAGAAGCCATTGTTGGAGAACCTGAAGAGGTAATGAAAGGGCTAAATGGCATAGATTTCATGGTGGTGGATAGCCAACGAAATGACTTTTCAAAGATATTAAAGCTGGCAAAACTGAGTGACAGAGGGGCTGTTCTGGCATGCAAGAATGCTCACCCCAAAACTGCTTCAACTTTCAGATGGAAAAGTGTTGTTGATGAGAGATCGTACAGGGTAGTTCGTTGTGTGTTCCTTCCGGTAGGGAAAGGGTTGGATATTGCGCATGTGGCAAGCAGTGGAGGGAATTCAGGTGAAGCTGAAAGGCGATGGATCAAACATGTTGATCCACAGTCTGGGGAAGAACATGTCATACGAAGGTAG